TGCAAACGCCACGATGCCCCAGCGCGAGCAGCGGCCATAGGTCGGCTTGATCCCCGAAATGCCCGTGAACGCCGCGGGCTGGCGGATCGAGCCGCCGGTGTCGGTGCCCGTCGCCGCGGGGCACAGCCGCGCCGCGATTGCCGAAGACGAACCGCCCGACGATCCGCCCGGCGCGAGCGCGGCATTGCCGCCATCCTTGCGCTTCCACGGGCTGATCACATTGCCGAAGTAAGACGTCTCGTTCGACGACCCCATCGCGAACTGGTCGAGGTTGAGCTTGCCGAGCATCCCGCAACCCGCGTCCCACAATTTCTGCGAAACAGTGGACTCGTACCGCGGCACAAAACCTTCGAGCATATGGCTCGCGGCGGTCGTCTGGACACCGTTCGTCGCGAACAGATCCTTCATCCCGATCGGCACGCCCGACAGCGGCTTCAAGGTGCCCGCAGCGCGGTCGGCATCGGCCGCCTTCGCCGCCGCGATCGCATGCTCGGGCGTTTCGACGATAAACGCGTTCAGCGCCTTCGCGCCCGCGACATTGGCGTTGAACGCCTCGGCGACCTCGACGGCGCTGAAATCGCCCGCGCGGTGCCCATCGCGGATCTGCGCAACGGTCAGATTGGTAAGCTCGGTCATTATTCGATCACTTTCGGCACGCCGAAAAAGCCGTGCTGCGGCGCGGGTGCATTGGCGAGGACATCGTCGCGGCGGTTGCCGCCGGTCAGCGGGTCGGCGTCGACGACATCGTCGCGCAGCCGCAAACTGTTGGGGATCACCGCGGTCATCGGCTCGACCCCGGTCACATCGACCTCGCCGAGTTGCTCGACCCAGCCCAAAATGCCGTTCAATTCGCCTTCCATCGCGGCGGCTTCGGCATCGCTGATCGCGATGCGCGCCAGCGACGCGATTTTCCTTACTGTTGCCTGATCGATTGCCATTCTTGTCGCCTTATCGGGAGAAGCTCGGCCGCTAGCATCGTAGCCTGATTGCTTCAAGGCGCAGCATGGGCACGGCGGCCCAAAAAGGCCATCTAGGGGAAATTGTCGCCTATCGGCTTGCCGTCCACAAAAATCTGTTGGCGAACCACCGGCCGAACCTCGACCACCGCTTTGTTCAAATCCACTGCGGTGCCCAAAGGCTTCCGCCGGGCGAGCGACGGATATTCGCCATCTGGATACCAATTCCCTTTGCCGTTCTTGCCGACAAGATACACCAGCAACACGACGTCGGTATCCGGCCGAAGCAGCGCCACCCGATTGCGGCTTATGACGTAAACGATACAGCGCTGGGTGACGCAATCCTCCCTGCGCTCAAGCACGTCATAGACATCAGGCGGCAACGTCCGCCCCTCGGGCAGCACGCGAACCTTGCTCTCGATCGGCTCCCCGGCGAGGGAAGCAGCAAGGGCTACCTCATCGGAATTTCCGCGACGCCAATTGGAAACACTCCAGCGATCCTTCGCCGCCAGCGCCAGCTTGGCAAAACCCGCGCGTTCCTTGTCCGTCGATCGCGCCAACGCCTCCAGCTCACGGCGCCCGCTCGGCCCGAAATCGAACGCCAGCGCCGCCCAGTCGAATTGCTCGGTCTTGGTCGCCCCCGATTTCAGCCGCGCCACCTGGTCGCGCGTCGAAATCGCCCCGAAATCGAGGATCGGCAGCGCGAGGAACAGCGCCAGCAGCGCCAGCCCGATCGCCAGCTTCTGCTGGAGCGGCCGCAGCCGGTCGTCGAAATCGCGCCGCCCCTTCACCACCGCCCACAGACCCGCGATGCCATAGGCGAGCGCAATCATCGCCGCGATCACGCCCCAGATGCGCTCGGGCGTCCAGCCATACTGGATCACGCGCAAATGCATCGAATAAAAGGCGATCCCCGCCAGCGGCAGCACCGCGACCGCCAGCACCGGCGCCGACCAGCGCAGCGCGGGATTGGTCGCGCGGTCGTCGGCGCCATTGCCGATCACCGCATTGGCGAGCAGCACCGCGAACGCCGCAACCCCCATCATCACCGCCGCGGTCGAAAAACCCGAATCCCACAGCTTCTGCAGCCCCGTCCCCGCCAGCGACAGCAGGAACAGCACCAGCGCGACGGCGAGCACCGGCGCGAGCACCGCCAGCACGATCATCACCAGCCGCTGCAACGTCGCGACCAGCCTGTCGCGCTCGCGAAGCAGGCCGACGGCGCCGCCAAACGCCGCGCCCGCCAGCATCCAGCCGAACCATTCGTCGTTCAGCAGGTCGAAGATCAGGTTGATCCCGATCAGCTTGAACATCTGCCCGATCAGCACGGTGAGCAGGAAAGCGATGCCGACGAACGCAAGGCTCGCCGCGCCGATCACCGCATCGGTCCACGCGTGGCTGTGCAGCCGCGCATAGGGCATTTGCCACAGCTTCCAGAAACGCCCGTCGGGCGCGACGTCGCGCCGCGTCTGGAACAGCGGCGTCGCGACGAGCACCGCGAGGATTCCCGACCAGAAGGGCCATGCGACCGGCGATCCGCCGAAATTATACCCCGCCGAATGCCAGGTGATCAGCCCCATCACCGCGCCCCACAACAGCGCGAAGCCCAGCGCCCAATGCCAGCGGCGCAATTCGACCCCCAGCACGAACACGACGGTTCCGATGGCGACGAACGCCGCGAGCGCATCGAGCAAGGGCGCCGGTTCGGCGACATATTGGCGGTCGACGAACATATGGATCGCAAGCCCGGCGACCGCACAGATCGCCGCCATGATCCACGGCCGCAGCGGCCACGGCGGGTCATTGTCGTCGAGGCGCGCAGACAATCGGGACGAATCGGCGTGCGCGCCGGTTGCGGCTGCTTCGGTCATTCCCACATCTGGGCTTGTTTCGCGGCGCTCGGCAAGCCAAAGCTGCGCCGCACTCTCCCCCGACCGCATGGAGCGCCTTTTGGCCCGCAAATTTCTCTACGTCATCGCTGCCATCATCCTGCTGATCCTCGCCGCCGGGGTCGTGTATCAGCTTTTTCCCGGCTGGATCGCGCGCACCGCGTTCGTCCCCAGCACCGAATTCAAGCCGCAGGCTGCGGTCGCGCCCAACGCCTATGACGATCCCAAAATGTGGTTCGCGCGCCCGGGCATGGAAAAAGACCCCTCGGCCTGGCGCCCCGCCGCCGACGGCAGCGAAACGCCGGGGACCGATCTTCCGGGGGAAAAAGCCGCCGCGCCGCTGATCCCGCGCGCCAAGGCCGCACAGGCCGCCGCCACCGAAACGCCCTTCGCCAAGGGCGATGCCGCCGTCTTCTTCGTCCACCCGACCAGCTATTACAGCCGCTCGAGCTGGAACGCGCCGCTCGAGGATCGCGATTCCGACCATCGCGCCAATCTGTTCGTGCAAGGCATGGCGAGCGCCTTTGCCGACGCCGGTGAAATCTGGGCGCCGCGCTACCGTCAGGCGACGCTTGGCGCCTTCCTTGCCGAAGACCGCGTGACCGCGGGCAAGGCGATCGATTCGGCCTATCGCGATGTCGAGGAAGCGTTCGACGCCTTCCTCGCGGGCATTCCCAAGGACAAGCCGATCATCCTCGCGGGCCACAGCCAGGGCGCGCTCCACCTCACCACCCTGCTCAAGACGCGCATCGCGGGCACCCCGCTCGCGAAACGCATCGTCGCCGCCTATGTGATCGGCTGGCCGGTCAGCCTCGACACCGACATCGCCGGGCTCGGCCTCCCGGCGTGCCAGACCCCCGAACAAAAGGGCTGCATCCTCGGCTGGGCGACTTTCGCCGACCCCGCCGACCCGATCATGGTCACCGACGCTTACGACGGCACGATCGGTTTCGACGGCCGCCCGCGCGCCGGAACGCGCAT
This DNA window, taken from Sphingopyxis sp. YR583, encodes the following:
- the gatC gene encoding Asp-tRNA(Asn)/Glu-tRNA(Gln) amidotransferase subunit GatC, which produces MAIDQATVRKIASLARIAISDAEAAAMEGELNGILGWVEQLGEVDVTGVEPMTAVIPNSLRLRDDVVDADPLTGGNRRDDVLANAPAPQHGFFGVPKVIE
- a CDS encoding DUF4153 domain-containing protein → MTEAAATGAHADSSRLSARLDDNDPPWPLRPWIMAAICAVAGLAIHMFVDRQYVAEPAPLLDALAAFVAIGTVVFVLGVELRRWHWALGFALLWGAVMGLITWHSAGYNFGGSPVAWPFWSGILAVLVATPLFQTRRDVAPDGRFWKLWQMPYARLHSHAWTDAVIGAASLAFVGIAFLLTVLIGQMFKLIGINLIFDLLNDEWFGWMLAGAAFGGAVGLLRERDRLVATLQRLVMIVLAVLAPVLAVALVLFLLSLAGTGLQKLWDSGFSTAAVMMGVAAFAVLLANAVIGNGADDRATNPALRWSAPVLAVAVLPLAGIAFYSMHLRVIQYGWTPERIWGVIAAMIALAYGIAGLWAVVKGRRDFDDRLRPLQQKLAIGLALLALFLALPILDFGAISTRDQVARLKSGATKTEQFDWAALAFDFGPSGRRELEALARSTDKERAGFAKLALAAKDRWSVSNWRRGNSDEVALAASLAGEPIESKVRVLPEGRTLPPDVYDVLERREDCVTQRCIVYVISRNRVALLRPDTDVVLLVYLVGKNGKGNWYPDGEYPSLARRKPLGTAVDLNKAVVEVRPVVRQQIFVDGKPIGDNFP
- a CDS encoding DUF3089 domain-containing protein yields the protein MARKFLYVIAAIILLILAAGVVYQLFPGWIARTAFVPSTEFKPQAAVAPNAYDDPKMWFARPGMEKDPSAWRPAADGSETPGTDLPGEKAAAPLIPRAKAAQAAATETPFAKGDAAVFFVHPTSYYSRSSWNAPLEDRDSDHRANLFVQGMASAFADAGEIWAPRYRQATLGAFLAEDRVTAGKAIDSAYRDVEEAFDAFLAGIPKDKPIILAGHSQGALHLTTLLKTRIAGTPLAKRIVAAYVIGWPVSLDTDIAGLGLPACQTPEQKGCILGWATFADPADPIMVTDAYDGTIGFDGRPRAGTRMLCTNPLTGIPDTEAPAAANIGTLKPTEGFKSGSLIASKIGAKCDDTRGFLMIGDADVAKNYVVAGYVLPGNNYHVYDITLFWANVRADALRRLATYEGKPSPVPPAAAPTPPPATSLPAPAKS